The following is a genomic window from Marinobacter sp. NP-4(2019).
TTGAGGTAATCGATGGTCTGGCCATCGATGTAGAACATGGCAGCTGTAGCGCCGTATTCCGGTGTCATGTTGGAAATGGTGGCGCGGTCGCCCACGGTCAGGCTGTCGGCGCCTTCGCCATAGAATTCCAGGTAGGCACCCACGACCCGCTCCTTACGCAGGAACTCGGTGATCGCCAGAACCATATCCGTACCGGTAATGCCCGGTCGCAGCTTGCCTGTCAGTTCCACGCCAACGATATCCGGAAGGCGCATCATGGAGGCACGGCCGAGCATCACGCTCTCGGCTTCCAGGCCGCCAACACCGACTGAAATAACGCCCAGAGCGTCCACCATCGGGGTGTGGCTGTCGGTACCGACACAGGTGTCAGGGAACGCGACACCTTCACGACTCTGAACCACCGGGGACATCTTCTCCAGGTTGATCTGGTGCATGATGCCGTTGCCCGGAGGGATCACGTCTACGTTCTTGAACGCGGTCTTGGTCCAGTTGATAAAGTGGAAACGGTCATCGTTGCGGCGATCTTCGATGGCTCGGTTCTTCTCGAACGCGTCCGGATCGAACCCCGGTGCTTCCACAGCCAGGGAGTGATCCACAATCAACTGGGTCGGAACCACAGGGTTGACCTTGGCGGGATCACCACCCTTCTCCTTGATGGCGTCACGCAGACCTGCCAGATCCACCAACGCTGTCTGGCCGAGGATGTCGTGGCAGACCACACGGGCCGGATACCAAGGGAAGTCCAGGTCGCGCTTGCGCTCGATCAGTTGCTTCAGGGAATCCGTCAACATGTCCGGATCGCAACGGCGAACCAGCTGCTCCGCCAGGATCTTGGAGGTATACGGGAGTCTGTCGTACGCGCCGGCCTGAATGTCTTCCACGGCCTGACGGGTGTCGAAATATTCCAGGTCGGTGCCCGGGAGTGATTTGCGGTATTCAGTGTTCATGTACGCTCCTCGATCGGCACCCACTTGGCGTCCGCCGGGCCGGTGTAATCAGCGCTCGGGCGGATAATGCGGTTGTTCTCGCGCTGCTCTTTAACGTGGGCAGTCCAGCCGGATACCCGGGACATCACGAAGATTGGCGTGAACAGCTCGGTCGGGATGCCCATGAAGTGATACGCGGATGCATGGAAGAAATCAGCATTACAGAACAGCTTCTTCTCGCGCCACATAACGGCTTCACAACGCTCGGATACCGGGTACAGCACAGTATCACCCACTTCTTCCGCCAGCTTTTTAGACCACTGCTTGATGATCGCGTTGCGCGGATCGGAATCCTTGTAGACCGCGTGGCCGAAGCCCATGATCTTCTCCTTGCGTGCCAGCATACCCAGCAAGCCTTCCTCAGCTTCATCCGGAGTCTGGAACTTCTGGATCAGTGCCATGGCAGCCTCGTTGGCGCCACCGTGGAGCGGACCTCGCAGTGAACCGATGGCACCCGTTACGCAGCTGTGGATGTCCGACAGCGTGGAAGCGCACACACGGGCGGTGAAGGTAGAGGCGTTAAATTCGTGCTCCGCGTAGAGAATCAGGGAGACGTTCATCACTTTCTCATGAAGTTCACTGGGCTTCTTGCCGTGCAACAGCTCCAGGAAGTGACCGCCGATGGAGTCGACATCGCTGTCGGTTTCGATGCGCACGCCCTCGTGGGCAAAGCGGTACCAGTAGGTAATGATGGACGGGAATACCGCCAGCATGCGGTCGATCTTGTCGTCCTGCTCACTGAAATCCTGCTCGGTTTCCAGGTTACCCAGCATGGAACAGCCAGTGCGCATGACGTCCATCGGGTGTGCATTCTTGGGAATCTGCTCAAGCACGGTCTTCAGGGCTGCCGGCAGGCCGCGCAGGCTCTGGAGCTTTTTCTTGTAAGCATCCAGTTCCTGCTGATTGGGCAGTTTGCCGCGCAGCAACAGGTAGGCGATTTCTTCAAACTGGGCTTTTTCCGCCAGATCGGCAATGTCATAACCACGGTAAGTCAGGCCGGCGCCGCTCTTGCCGACGGTACACAGTGCAGTAGAACCAGCTACCTGGCCGCGAAGGCCCGCGCCACTCAGTTGTTTTGCTTCAGCCATTGTTGTTCCCCCTCATCTTGTTTGGGTTGTCGGATTACGGCTTTGCCTAATCCGACCTACATATTTTTACTCCCCTCTCCCACCAGGGGAGAGGGAATACACAAACGTAGGTTGGATTAGGCACAGCCGTAATCCAACAAGCATCATTAACCTTTCTTCTGCTGGAACAACTGATCCAGCTTCTGCTCGAAATCGTGGTAGTTCAGGAAATCATACAGTTCCATCCGGGTCTGCATCAGGTCGACCACGTCTTTCTGATCGCCTTTTTCCAGAATGTTCTCATACACCATCAACGCTGCCTTATTCATGGCACGGAAAGCGCTCAGCGGATACAGCACCATATCGGCGCCGGCCTCGGCAAGTTCCTTGCGGTTGTATAGCGGCGTGGCACCGAATTCGGTGATGTTGGCCAGAATCGGTACATCCAGGGCTTCAGAGAAGGCCTTGTAGTGCTCAAGCTCGGTCACCGCTTCGGCAAAGATGCCGTCGGCGCCAGCTTCGATGCAGGCCTTGGCGCGCTCAATGGCGGCTTCCAGACCTTCTTTCTGGAAGGCATCGGTGCGGGCCATGATGAAAAAGTCGTCGTCTTCACGGGCATCCACGGCAGCCTTGATCCGGTCAACCATTTCTTCCTGGGAAACAATTTCTTTGTTCGGACGGTGACCACAACGCTTCTGGGCGACCTGGTCTTCAATGTGGACCGCCGCAGCACCGGCACGTTCCATTTCACGAATGGTGCGCGCGATATTGAAGGCGCCGCCCCAGCCGGTGTCGATGTCTACCAGCAGCGGCACGTCTGTCGCGGCGGTGATGCGACGAACATCCTCGACCACGTCGTTCATGGACGTCATGCCCAGGTCCGGCAGGCCGTATGACGCGTTTGCCACGCCGCCGCCAGACAGGTAGATCGCCTGATGCCCTACCCGCTCGGCCATCATCGCGGAATAGGCGTTGATGGTTCCGACAATCTGCAGGGGGGTGTTTTCTTTCAGGGCCTTGCGAAAGCGGGCGCCGGGGCTGAGTTTTTTGGACATGGTGTTGGCCTCTTCTCTGGTGGATTCTTTTTGTCGGATTACGCCTTCGGCTAATCCGACCTACGTTATTGGTGTTCTGCCTTGGCATTTGTAGGTCGGATTAGGCGCAGCCGTAATCCGACACGGTTCGTTGCGCCCCGGGCAATCGTCAGATGGTCAGGGCACCGTTCTGGATCTTTTGCTCTATGTTTCTGCGGGCGGCGTTGATGTGGCGTTTCATCAGGAACTCCGCCAACTCACCGTCCCGTTGGGCAATGGCTTCGACTATGCGGCGGTGTTCGCCCAGGGCCATGTGTGGCCGGCCGGAAGCGGTGCTCAGTCGATAGCGGTACATCCGGACCATATAGTAAAGGTCACCTAACAGCATTTGTGCGAGTTTGGTGTTGCGGCTGCCGGTGGCAATCCGGTGGTGGAAATCGTAATCCCCCTCTGCCTGATAATAGGCCTGGCCCTGTGCCTGCTCAATCATGGTTTCATGGCTGTCGAGGGTGGCGTAGAGATCCGCGATCTCTGCATCCGTCATGCGCTCTGCCGCCTGGCGGGCAGCCAGACCTTCCATCACCTCGCGGATGCGATACAGCTCCATCAACTCCTCGGTGCTGACAGATACCACCTTGACCCCGGCATGGGGGCGGCGTACCAGAAGACCACGGGATTCAAGACGCCCCAGTGCTTCACGCAGGGGGCCACGGGTGAGATTGAAGCGGGCACACAGCTCGACTTCACCGATCTTTTCGCCCGGCGAGAGATCGCCCTTTACGATCGCCGTTTGCAGACAATCGAAAGCTTCGTCGGCACGCGTGTAGGATTGAGAGATGACTTCTGGCATATTTTGTCAACAATAGTGACTCTAATGGACCAGAATTTACGCTCCATTCAAATTATTGTCAACAATCCGGAGTTCCAAGAATGGAACATTGTCGACAGACTGGGGCGGATTCACAAACCGACGGAGAGAGAGAACCTGACATCGGGATGCTCAGGTACCGACACCGCCAGGCTGGATGCCTTAAAGGCACGACCGACGCTGACGTTGGCGGTAAAGGATCGACCGGTGAGTTCAAGCGACATCTCTCCCCCGGCAACCTTGCCACAATGGCGGTCGTCCAGACCGGCATATGGCGCCCAACCATGAAGCAATGAGAAACCGATATTTGACCACGTGTGATCCATGACTGGAACCTGCCAGGATGGGCTCAGTGTTCGTATTCTTAACCACCCACCTTCATGGGTATATACGGACTGCCCATTGAAACCTGCCAGCAACGATGGCCCCGCCACCATGACCTGCTCGGAACCGGGGAGCTCCTCATCCGCAAACTGATAGCGCCCCTGCAGTTCCCACCCCCAACGATAAACCTCCCTTTCAAGGGAGGCGTTTACAGACAACTTGTAAAAGCGGTCGTCGTTGACGACATCGGACTGTACCGGATAATCCGATGCGGCATATTCCCGTCCACCGAGGGCAGTCATGTCCGTACTGGCGTGCAATCCAGCCCAAAGCTCATGATTCCAGCGCCCCTTGATACTCAATGAAGACAACTGGTAAGCCCCGTCAGATATCAGGTTGCCCTGCTTAAATTCCCGGCTCTTACGTCCGGTATGCCGGGCAACACCATCAAAGGCCACGCCATAACCGGAGAACAGGAAGCGCGAGCCGGATACCGATAATACGCTGGATTCACTTCGGGCATTGTATCGCTGGCCGCCGCCATGAGCGGCATATTCAGCTTGATAGTCACGGGCCATCAGGCTCAGCGCGCTGGCACCAACCGGGAAGCTATAGCCCAGCTTTAATGCCCTGGACTGTCTCCCATCCCGATTGGATTTTGCATCACGGAAATCCAGCCCGAGCTCTTGCCTAGCGCCAACCAGATCATCCACCGCGACACCCAGTCGACCGTCCAGCCCATCTTTGTTGAGGGTTGATTGCCCGGAGAACGTCAGCATTGACTGCCAACCGCTCTCATGGGAACGGTCAGATACTTTTCCATAAAGACTGTGGCTGAATACGCACCCAAGCAGTGCAATCAATATCAATCGACTCAAGGTTGCTGTCCTCGCCCGGCGACGAAAGCCGGTTGGTGGCGGAACGCCGGTAAAACATTAATCAAAATTCATCTAAACCGGAATGTAAGGCATCAGCGGCCATAAATCCATTACCAGTTGCTAAATCTTACAAACCAAACGCTCCTACAGAACAGCAACTTACAAAACCTTCTGGAAGTTTTTTCCAGGAAAATCAGGAGGGCACCCGAAACCCGGCGCCGTTGGCAGATTTACCAATCGGTACATATATGAACAGAGGCCTCCATTTAAGGCGGTATCTTGGTTACACTTGGCACACTTTGTGACTGGGCCTTCACCACAGGCAGTGCCCTAATGCGATATAAGGACGAACGTTATGATCAAAAAGTGCCTCTTCCCCGTTGCCGGGTACGGCACCCGCTTTCTTCCGGCGACCAAGGCCATGCCCAAGGAAATTCTGCCGATTGTTAACAAGCCACTGGTGCAATATGGTGTGGAAGAAGCCGCCGAAGCCGGTATCCATGAATTCGGCTTTGTCACTGGTCGGGGCAAGCGCGCTATCGAAGATCATTTCGATATCAGTTACGAACTGGAACATCAGATTGCAGGCTCTGGAAAAGAAGGCCTGCTAACCTCTATCCGCGATCTGATCGACAACAATTCCTTTGCTTTTACCCGTCAGAACGAGATGAAGGGACTCGGCCACGCCATTCTGACGGGCCGTAACCTGATGGGTGACAACCCCTTTGCGGTGGTACTTGCGGATGATTTCTGCGTGGAGGATGGGGCTGGCGAAGGTGTCCTCGCCCAGATGGTGAAACTGTACAATCAATTCCGCTGCTCCATCGTTGCCATTGAAGAAGTACCGGCTGACGAGACTCACAAATACGGGGTGATAGCCGGCGAGTCGATGAAAGACGGCCTGTACCGCATCACCGATATGGTTGAAAAGCCCGCACCGGAAGACGCCCCCAGTAACCTTGCAATCATTGGCCGCTACATCCTGACGCCCGATATTTTCGAGATCATTGAGCACACGCCGCCGGGCAAGAACGGTGAAGTGCAGATCACCGATGCGTTGCTTGAACAGGCGAAAAACGGCTGCGTGCTGGCCTACAAATTCAAGGGACGGCGGTTCGACTGCGGCAGTATTGACGGCTTCGTGGACGCCACCAATTACGTCTACGAGAACATCTACAAGAACGGGAAGTAAGGTGTCGGGGCCGAGCTATCGGCCCAGGATCTGCAGAATCATGCGCCGGTTTTCTCCGGAAGCCTTGCGGAACCGGCGCAACAGTTCCACCTCTTCCTCGGAAAGCTGCACGCGGCTCAGTTCCTTCTCAAGCTCTGCCAGCGCAACCCCCAGGTCATCACTGTTACTGAACGCCAGGCCCGGAAGTTCCAGCTGGCTGTTGTCGGCACTGGCTTCCAGGTCAACCAGACTCTCCAGCGGCGTTTCCGTATGGATACACACATCAAGCAACTCCGCTACCCCGGGGTAGCTGCGCTGCCTGACATCCGACGCTTCCCAGCTGGAGACCCTGGCTTCATCAACACCGCACATCCGCGCCACATCCTCACGGGACAGATGCCCGGCTTCCCGGATTTGCCGCAGGCGGCGATTAAAAGTTTGCAGGTACCGCATAGCTTGATCCCTCTGCCTGGACAGGCCACATACGCCCCGGGTCGCCCGGAACTTCAATGCTGAACGAAAGTCGCAAAAAATGAATCAATCTGGGAATGTATCGTACATATAGCGTTATACACAATCGGCTCCGTAAAACCCCCACTTTCTTTTCTAGTTCGCAAGCTATACATTGTTTCGCTCTCCAAATTTATGAATAACAGATGAAGTGCGATCCTGATGTCCGACGCCCACAAATCCGACCTGCTTCTGGTAGTTGTCACCCTCCTCGCAGCCATCAGTTGGATGTTCTCCAAGGAGGCCGTGTTGCTGATGCCTCCGCTGCTTTTTATGGCTGTACGGTTTCTTATGGCAGGCGGCCTGCTGGCTATCCTGGCCAGCCGTTCCCTGCGGCGACTCAGTGCGGATCAGATGCGCCGCAGTGTGGGTGTCGGGCTAGTGTTCGGCACCGCGATGAGTTGCTGGATCATGGGTCTGTTCCACGGCACCCATGTTGGTGAAGGCGCATTCCTGACCAGCCTTGGCGTGGTAATCGTCCCGATCATTGCCCGCGTCATCTTCAGGGAAGCCCAGCCTCCCAGCACCTGGATTGCTATTCCCATTGCCGTAGCTGGCCTGGCCCTATTGTCCCTGAAAAACGGATTCCGGCCAGAGGTCGGGCAGTTGTTCTTCGTATCGGCAGCTTTCATCTTCGCCCTGTATTTCACCCTGAACACCCGCGCTGCCAACCAGAGAACGGTCATTAACCGCCGCGGGGAAACCGTGGAGAAGCACCGGGTACCGGCACTTCCACTGACCGCCATCGCTCTGCTCACCGTAGGCACGCTCACGTTGGTAGAGTCCCTGGTGCTTGAGCCGTGGCAACCGGTCATCGAGGATTTCTCGGCAATACTCGCCTGGTGGATTTTCGCTAGCGCGGTGATCGGCACCGCTGGCCGCTTCCTGCTGCAAACCTATGCCCAGAGCCTGTCCGCCAACAGCCACGGCGTGGTCATTCTGGTGCTGGAGCCGGTGTGGGTGGCCCTGTTTGCCGCCGGCTGGTTCTCAGAAACCATGAGTGCCTCACAGTTGGCCGGTTGCGGGCTGATTTTTGCTGCATTATTGGTCAATCGCTGGGGTGTCATCAGCAAGGCATTAAAAGGCTGGCTCCGAAGCCGTGGAACTGCATAAAAGTGGTTGACCCGCACCGCCGGAATCAGTATATTTCCTCCCCGTTGCAGAGACAGGACCATAGCTCAGTTGGTTAGAGCGCTACCTTGACATGGTAGAGGTCCCCAGTTCGAATCTGGGTGGTCCTACCAACTCTGTGAAGAAAGTCAGTTACTTGCGACCTGCGTGAGAACTGGCTTTTTTTATGCCTGATTCTCGGCCCCTGCCCCCATCGCGGAGTGATATAATCCTCGCGATTCCCTTCTGCCTCACCCGGAACCTATAGCCCCATGCGCACTATCGTAGACTTTACCCTGAAAAAGCCCCAGATCGCTGTCGATGCCCTAAGCGATGCTACCGGCTTGTCCAAGCAGC
Proteins encoded in this region:
- the prpC gene encoding 2-methylcitrate synthase; the encoded protein is MAEAKQLSGAGLRGQVAGSTALCTVGKSGAGLTYRGYDIADLAEKAQFEEIAYLLLRGKLPNQQELDAYKKKLQSLRGLPAALKTVLEQIPKNAHPMDVMRTGCSMLGNLETEQDFSEQDDKIDRMLAVFPSIITYWYRFAHEGVRIETDSDVDSIGGHFLELLHGKKPSELHEKVMNVSLILYAEHEFNASTFTARVCASTLSDIHSCVTGAIGSLRGPLHGGANEAAMALIQKFQTPDEAEEGLLGMLARKEKIMGFGHAVYKDSDPRNAIIKQWSKKLAEEVGDTVLYPVSERCEAVMWREKKLFCNADFFHASAYHFMGIPTELFTPIFVMSRVSGWTAHVKEQRENNRIIRPSADYTGPADAKWVPIEERT
- the prpB gene encoding methylisocitrate lyase, whose translation is MSKKLSPGARFRKALKENTPLQIVGTINAYSAMMAERVGHQAIYLSGGGVANASYGLPDLGMTSMNDVVEDVRRITAATDVPLLVDIDTGWGGAFNIARTIREMERAGAAAVHIEDQVAQKRCGHRPNKEIVSQEEMVDRIKAAVDAREDDDFFIMARTDAFQKEGLEAAIERAKACIEAGADGIFAEAVTELEHYKAFSEALDVPILANITEFGATPLYNRKELAEAGADMVLYPLSAFRAMNKAALMVYENILEKGDQKDVVDLMQTRMELYDFLNYHDFEQKLDQLFQQKKG
- a CDS encoding GntR family transcriptional regulator, which produces MPEVISQSYTRADEAFDCLQTAIVKGDLSPGEKIGEVELCARFNLTRGPLREALGRLESRGLLVRRPHAGVKVVSVSTEELMELYRIREVMEGLAARQAAERMTDAEIADLYATLDSHETMIEQAQGQAYYQAEGDYDFHHRIATGSRNTKLAQMLLGDLYYMVRMYRYRLSTASGRPHMALGEHRRIVEAIAQRDGELAEFLMKRHINAARRNIEQKIQNGALTI
- a CDS encoding ShlB/FhaC/HecB family hemolysin secretion/activation protein — protein: MSRLILIALLGCVFSHSLYGKVSDRSHESGWQSMLTFSGQSTLNKDGLDGRLGVAVDDLVGARQELGLDFRDAKSNRDGRQSRALKLGYSFPVGASALSLMARDYQAEYAAHGGGQRYNARSESSVLSVSGSRFLFSGYGVAFDGVARHTGRKSREFKQGNLISDGAYQLSSLSIKGRWNHELWAGLHASTDMTALGGREYAASDYPVQSDVVNDDRFYKLSVNASLEREVYRWGWELQGRYQFADEELPGSEQVMVAGPSLLAGFNGQSVYTHEGGWLRIRTLSPSWQVPVMDHTWSNIGFSLLHGWAPYAGLDDRHCGKVAGGEMSLELTGRSFTANVSVGRAFKASSLAVSVPEHPDVRFSLSVGL
- the galU gene encoding UTP--glucose-1-phosphate uridylyltransferase GalU; this encodes MIKKCLFPVAGYGTRFLPATKAMPKEILPIVNKPLVQYGVEEAAEAGIHEFGFVTGRGKRAIEDHFDISYELEHQIAGSGKEGLLTSIRDLIDNNSFAFTRQNEMKGLGHAILTGRNLMGDNPFAVVLADDFCVEDGAGEGVLAQMVKLYNQFRCSIVAIEEVPADETHKYGVIAGESMKDGLYRITDMVEKPAPEDAPSNLAIIGRYILTPDIFEIIEHTPPGKNGEVQITDALLEQAKNGCVLAYKFKGRRFDCGSIDGFVDATNYVYENIYKNGK
- a CDS encoding helix-turn-helix domain-containing protein, which codes for MRYLQTFNRRLRQIREAGHLSREDVARMCGVDEARVSSWEASDVRQRSYPGVAELLDVCIHTETPLESLVDLEASADNSQLELPGLAFSNSDDLGVALAELEKELSRVQLSEEEVELLRRFRKASGENRRMILQILGR
- a CDS encoding DMT family transporter translates to MSDAHKSDLLLVVVTLLAAISWMFSKEAVLLMPPLLFMAVRFLMAGGLLAILASRSLRRLSADQMRRSVGVGLVFGTAMSCWIMGLFHGTHVGEGAFLTSLGVVIVPIIARVIFREAQPPSTWIAIPIAVAGLALLSLKNGFRPEVGQLFFVSAAFIFALYFTLNTRAANQRTVINRRGETVEKHRVPALPLTAIALLTVGTLTLVESLVLEPWQPVIEDFSAILAWWIFASAVIGTAGRFLLQTYAQSLSANSHGVVILVLEPVWVALFAAGWFSETMSASQLAGCGLIFAALLVNRWGVISKALKGWLRSRGTA